A single region of the Streptomyces caelestis genome encodes:
- a CDS encoding basic amino acid ABC transporter substrate-binding protein, which produces MNTHPGHRARILAATTATAGLLLVAGCTSTEDGGSSTKTAPGGVELAKAGQLTTCTHLPYPPFQSEIDGKVQGFDVSLIDLVAKDLGVKQDIVDQPFENFKTGGSLNAGQCDLAAAGMTITEERKKNVDFSDPYFNATQAVLVDKKSGIGSFAELKGRKLGAQAQTTGEDYAKSKGLDPVSFESSDAVLNGLRTGQVQAVIIDYPVVQGWLKDKANADAFKVVDNLSTGEQYGFTVKKGNTKLLAAINKAIADAKADGTYKKLYERWIGPYDESAASPAAS; this is translated from the coding sequence GTGAACACGCACCCCGGGCACCGGGCCCGCATCCTGGCCGCCACCACCGCGACGGCCGGTCTGCTGCTCGTGGCCGGCTGCACCTCCACCGAGGACGGCGGCAGCAGTACCAAGACGGCCCCCGGCGGCGTCGAACTCGCCAAGGCGGGGCAGCTCACCACCTGCACCCACCTGCCCTATCCGCCGTTCCAGTCGGAGATCGACGGCAAGGTGCAGGGCTTCGACGTGTCGCTGATCGACCTGGTCGCCAAGGACCTGGGCGTGAAGCAGGACATCGTCGACCAGCCCTTCGAGAACTTCAAGACCGGCGGGTCCCTCAACGCCGGCCAGTGCGACCTCGCCGCGGCCGGCATGACCATCACCGAGGAGCGCAAGAAGAACGTCGACTTCTCCGACCCGTACTTCAACGCCACCCAGGCCGTGCTGGTCGACAAGAAGAGCGGCATCGGCTCCTTCGCCGAGCTCAAGGGCAGGAAGCTCGGCGCCCAGGCACAGACGACCGGTGAGGACTACGCCAAGAGCAAGGGCCTCGACCCCGTTTCCTTCGAGTCCTCCGACGCCGTCCTCAACGGTCTGCGCACCGGCCAGGTCCAGGCCGTGATCATCGACTACCCCGTCGTCCAGGGCTGGCTGAAGGACAAGGCCAACGCCGACGCCTTCAAGGTCGTCGACAACCTCAGCACCGGTGAGCAGTACGGCTTCACGGTGAAGAAGGGCAACACCAAGCTCCTCGCCGCCATCAACAAGGCGATCGCGGACGCCAAGGCCGACGGCACGTACAAGAAGCTGTACGAGCGGTGGATCGGTCCGTACGACGAGTCCGCCGCGTCGCCCGCCGCCTCATGA
- a CDS encoding pyridoxal-phosphate-dependent aminotransferase family protein: MTHPFLDLAPLGADRFAAIENRVARLLSTEQDVVIMQGEALLPLEGAIRAAAGPGTTALNVITGPYGQTFGDWLRDCGATVVDLAVPFHTAVTAEQIRQAFAEHPEIDFVSLVHAEAATGNTNPVAEIGEVVREHGALFYLDAVASIGAEPVLPDAWGVDLCVIGAQKAMGGPAGVSAVSVSERAWARMAANPRAPRRSYLSLLDWKERWIDGGRKALLHAPAQLEMLALEACVERIEAVGSDTVMARHASAAAATRAGAVALGGGLEPYVYEARDAAPVATTLRAPSGAVASELVARALEADPAVPVAAGGGALSKEMIRVNHYGADATPGAVRASLAALGAALSEAGLSVDVEGALRAAEEAWR; the protein is encoded by the coding sequence GTGACGCATCCGTTTCTGGACCTCGCCCCGCTCGGTGCGGACCGTTTCGCCGCGATCGAGAACCGTGTGGCGCGGCTGCTGAGCACCGAGCAGGACGTCGTGATCATGCAGGGCGAGGCGCTGCTGCCGCTGGAGGGCGCGATCCGTGCCGCGGCCGGTCCGGGCACGACGGCCCTGAACGTCATCACGGGCCCGTACGGGCAGACCTTCGGCGACTGGCTGCGGGACTGCGGCGCGACGGTGGTCGACCTGGCGGTGCCCTTCCACACGGCGGTCACGGCCGAGCAGATCCGGCAGGCCTTCGCCGAACACCCGGAGATCGACTTCGTGTCCCTGGTGCACGCGGAGGCGGCGACCGGCAACACCAATCCGGTCGCGGAGATCGGCGAGGTGGTACGCGAGCACGGGGCCCTGTTCTACCTGGACGCGGTGGCGTCGATCGGTGCCGAGCCCGTGCTGCCGGACGCGTGGGGCGTGGACCTGTGCGTGATCGGGGCGCAGAAGGCGATGGGCGGGCCGGCCGGCGTGTCGGCCGTGTCGGTGAGCGAGCGGGCCTGGGCCCGGATGGCGGCGAACCCGCGGGCGCCGCGCCGGTCGTATCTGTCGCTGCTCGACTGGAAGGAGCGGTGGATCGACGGCGGCCGCAAGGCGCTGCTGCACGCTCCGGCGCAGCTGGAGATGCTGGCTCTGGAGGCGTGCGTGGAGCGGATCGAGGCGGTGGGATCGGACACGGTGATGGCCCGGCACGCCTCCGCGGCGGCGGCCACGCGGGCCGGGGCGGTCGCGCTCGGCGGTGGACTGGAGCCGTATGTGTACGAGGCGCGGGACGCGGCGCCCGTCGCCACGACGCTCCGGGCACCGTCCGGGGCGGTGGCCTCGGAGCTGGTGGCCAGGGCGCTGGAGGCGGATCCGGCGGTGCCCGTGGCCGCCGGCGGTGGTGCGCTGTCCAAGGAGATGATCCGGGTCAATCACTACGGGGCCGATGCGACGCCGGGGGCCGTGCGGGCGAGTCTGGCGGCGTTGGGTGCCGCGCTCTCGGAGGCGGGGCTGTCGGTGGATGTGGAGGGGGCGCTGCGGGCGGCCGAGGAGGCGTGGCGGTAG
- a CDS encoding DinB family protein, translating to MTADTPIDTPITLPDGRPVPHLTGDERAMLESWLDFHRATLELKCAGLDDAQVRTASAEPSTLTLLGLVQHLAEVERNWFQRVAAGLDVPPVYEDGTGYTLDPGRGLDEALGIWRREIARGRKLCAGLALDHIGRVAEGPVPGMEVSMRWVLIHMIEEYARHNGHADLLRERVDGVTGA from the coding sequence ATGACTGCCGACACCCCCATCGACACCCCCATCACCCTTCCCGACGGCCGTCCCGTCCCGCACCTGACCGGTGACGAGCGGGCCATGCTGGAGAGCTGGCTGGACTTCCACCGGGCCACGCTGGAGCTGAAGTGCGCCGGGCTGGACGACGCGCAGGTGCGGACCGCGTCGGCCGAGCCGTCCACGCTGACGCTGCTCGGGCTGGTGCAGCACCTCGCCGAGGTCGAGCGGAACTGGTTCCAGCGGGTGGCCGCCGGGCTCGACGTGCCGCCGGTGTACGAGGACGGCACCGGATACACGCTGGACCCCGGGCGGGGGCTCGACGAGGCGCTCGGGATCTGGCGGCGGGAGATAGCCCGGGGGCGGAAGCTGTGCGCAGGGCTGGCGCTGGACCACATCGGCCGGGTCGCCGAGGGGCCGGTGCCCGGGATGGAGGTCAGCATGCGCTGGGTGCTGATCCACATGATCGAGGAGTACGCACGGCACAACGGTCACGCCGATCTCCTGCGGGAGCGCGTCGACGGAGTGACCGGGGCTTGA
- the ectA gene encoding diaminobutyrate acetyltransferase: protein MTAVQADPQIDRPTVADGAALWRMAKDSKVLDLNSSYSYLLWCRDFAATSAVARDEHGEPMGFITGYVRLDSPRTLLVWQVAVDEAHRGRGLAAKLLDGLVARTTSERGVTTVETTITPGNTASERLFTSFAERHGARLEREVLFDKGLFPDGPHDAEVLYRIGPLAH, encoded by the coding sequence ATGACTGCCGTACAAGCAGATCCGCAAATCGACCGCCCCACGGTGGCTGACGGAGCCGCGCTCTGGCGGATGGCGAAGGACTCGAAGGTTCTCGACCTGAACTCGTCCTACAGCTATCTGCTGTGGTGCCGCGACTTCGCGGCCACATCGGCTGTAGCGCGTGACGAGCACGGCGAACCGATGGGCTTCATCACCGGGTACGTGCGGCTGGACAGCCCGCGCACCCTGCTGGTCTGGCAGGTGGCCGTGGACGAGGCGCACCGCGGGCGCGGGCTGGCCGCCAAGCTGCTCGACGGTCTGGTCGCCCGGACCACCAGCGAGCGCGGGGTGACGACGGTGGAGACCACCATCACCCCGGGCAACACCGCCTCGGAGCGCCTGTTCACCTCCTTCGCCGAGCGGCACGGCGCCCGGCTGGAGCGCGAGGTGCTGTTCGACAAGGGCCTGTTCCCCGACGGGCCGCACGACGCCGAGGTCCTGTACCGCATCGGCCCGCTGGCCCACTGA
- the ectB gene encoding diaminobutyrate--2-oxoglutarate transaminase has protein sequence MTITQPDLSVFETLESEVRSYCRGWPTVFDRAVGSRMYDEDGHEYLDFFAGAGSLNYGHNNPVLKRALIDYLERDGVAHGLDMSTTAKRTFLETFQNLLLRPRDLPYKVMFPGPTGTNAVESALKLARKVKGREAIVSFTNAFHGMSLGSLAVTGNAFKRAGAGIPLVHGTPMPFDNYFDGQVPDFLWFERLLEDQGSGLNKPAAVIVETVQGEGGINVARPEWLRALSELCERQDMLLIVDDIQMGCGRTGAFFSFEEAGITPDIVTVSKSISGYGLPMSLCLFKPELDVWEPGEHNGTFRGNNPAFVTATAALEAYWADGSAMEKQTRKRGEQVEQALISITEENLADVKEYRGRGLVWGMEFHDKERAGRIAKRAFELGLLIETSGPESEVVKLLPALTITPEELDEGLSMLARAVRETA, from the coding sequence GTGACCATCACCCAGCCCGACCTGAGCGTCTTCGAGACCCTTGAGTCCGAAGTGCGCAGCTACTGCCGCGGCTGGCCCACCGTCTTCGACCGCGCGGTGGGCAGCCGTATGTACGACGAGGACGGCCATGAGTACCTCGACTTCTTCGCCGGAGCCGGGTCACTGAACTACGGGCACAACAACCCCGTCCTCAAACGCGCCCTGATCGACTACCTGGAGCGGGACGGTGTCGCGCACGGGCTCGACATGTCGACCACCGCCAAGCGCACCTTCCTGGAGACCTTCCAGAACCTGCTGCTGCGGCCGCGCGACCTGCCGTACAAGGTCATGTTCCCGGGCCCGACCGGCACCAACGCCGTGGAGTCCGCGCTGAAACTGGCGCGGAAGGTGAAGGGGCGAGAGGCGATCGTGTCGTTCACCAACGCCTTCCACGGCATGTCGCTGGGCTCGCTGGCCGTGACCGGCAACGCCTTCAAGCGGGCCGGCGCCGGTATCCCGCTGGTGCACGGCACGCCGATGCCGTTCGACAACTACTTCGACGGCCAGGTCCCGGACTTCCTGTGGTTCGAGCGGCTCCTGGAGGACCAGGGCTCGGGCCTGAACAAGCCGGCCGCCGTGATCGTGGAGACCGTGCAGGGCGAGGGCGGCATCAACGTGGCCCGGCCCGAGTGGCTGCGTGCGCTCTCCGAGCTGTGCGAGCGGCAGGACATGCTGCTCATCGTCGACGACATCCAGATGGGCTGCGGCCGTACCGGCGCCTTCTTCTCCTTCGAGGAGGCGGGCATCACGCCGGACATCGTCACCGTCTCGAAGTCGATCAGCGGTTACGGCCTGCCCATGTCGCTGTGCCTGTTCAAGCCCGAGCTGGACGTCTGGGAGCCGGGCGAGCACAACGGCACCTTCCGCGGCAACAACCCCGCCTTCGTCACGGCCACCGCGGCCCTGGAGGCGTACTGGGCCGACGGTTCCGCGATGGAGAAGCAGACCCGCAAGCGCGGCGAGCAGGTCGAGCAGGCACTGATCTCCATCACCGAGGAGAACCTGGCCGACGTGAAGGAGTACCGGGGCCGCGGCCTGGTGTGGGGCATGGAGTTCCACGACAAGGAGCGCGCGGGCAGGATCGCCAAGCGCGCCTTCGAGCTGGGGCTGCTCATCGAGACGTCCGGGCCCGAGAGCGAGGTCGTGAAACTGCTCCCCGCCCTGACCATCACGCCCGAGGAACTGGACGAGGGCCTGTCGATGCTGGCCCGCGCCGTCCGCGAGACCGCCTGA
- a CDS encoding ectoine synthase, which translates to MIVRSFKEIEGTDRHVKAASGTWESKRIVLAKEKVGFSLHETILYAGTETSMWYANHIEAVVCVEGEAELTDHETGQTHTITPGTMYLLDGHEKHTLRIKKDFRCLCVFNPPVTGREDHDENGVYPLLTEEV; encoded by the coding sequence GTGATTGTCCGTTCGTTCAAGGAGATCGAAGGTACCGACCGGCACGTGAAGGCGGCGTCCGGCACGTGGGAGAGCAAACGCATCGTCCTCGCCAAGGAGAAGGTCGGCTTCTCCCTGCACGAGACGATCCTGTACGCGGGTACGGAGACGTCGATGTGGTACGCGAACCACATCGAGGCCGTCGTCTGCGTGGAGGGCGAGGCCGAGCTGACCGACCACGAGACCGGGCAGACGCACACCATCACGCCCGGGACCATGTACCTCCTGGACGGGCACGAGAAGCACACGCTGCGGATCAAGAAGGACTTCCGCTGCCTCTGCGTCTTCAATCCGCCCGTGACCGGACGGGAGGACCACGACGAGAACGGCGTTTACCCGCTGCTCACCGAGGAGGTGTGA
- the thpD gene encoding ectoine hydroxylase: MTATIDTTTGIPDLYPSRGATEVLTPRQDPVVWGAPDAPGPVGPADLLSFERDGFLAIDQLITDDEVVVYRNELNRLVNDPDIRADERSIVEPKSKEIRSVFEVHKISEVFARLVSDERVVGRARQILGSDVYVHQSRINVKPGFGASGFYWHSDFETWHAEDGLPRMRTVSVSIALTENYDTNGGLMIMPGSHKTFLGCAGATPKDNYKKSLQMQDAGTPSDEALTQLASQHGIKLFTGKAGSATWFDCNCMHGSGDNITPFPRSNVFIVFNSVENAAVEPFAAPVRRPEFIGARDFTPVR; encoded by the coding sequence ATGACCGCCACCATCGACACCACCACCGGTATCCCCGACCTCTACCCCAGTCGCGGTGCCACCGAGGTGCTCACCCCGCGCCAGGACCCGGTCGTCTGGGGCGCGCCGGACGCACCCGGCCCGGTCGGGCCGGCCGACCTGCTGTCCTTCGAGCGTGACGGCTTCCTCGCCATCGACCAGCTCATCACGGACGACGAGGTCGTGGTCTACCGGAACGAGCTGAACCGGCTGGTGAACGACCCGGACATCCGCGCCGACGAACGGTCGATCGTCGAGCCGAAGTCCAAGGAGATCCGCTCGGTCTTCGAGGTACACAAGATCAGCGAGGTGTTCGCCAGGCTGGTGAGCGACGAGCGGGTCGTCGGCCGGGCGCGGCAGATCCTCGGCTCGGACGTCTACGTCCATCAGTCGCGGATCAACGTCAAGCCGGGCTTCGGGGCCAGTGGCTTCTACTGGCACTCGGACTTCGAGACGTGGCATGCCGAGGACGGTCTGCCGCGGATGCGCACGGTGTCGGTCTCGATCGCGCTGACCGAGAACTACGACACCAACGGCGGGCTCATGATCATGCCGGGGTCGCACAAGACGTTCCTCGGGTGCGCGGGGGCCACGCCGAAGGACAACTACAAGAAGTCGCTGCAGATGCAGGACGCGGGCACGCCCTCCGACGAGGCGCTGACCCAGCTGGCCTCGCAGCACGGCATCAAGTTGTTCACGGGCAAGGCCGGTTCGGCGACGTGGTTCGACTGCAACTGCATGCACGGCTCCGGCGACAACATCACGCCGTTCCCGCGGTCGAACGTCTTCATCGTGTTCAACAGCGTGGAGAACGCGGCGGTGGAGCCGTTCGCGGCGCCGGTGCGGCGGCCGGAGTTCATCGGTGCGCGGGACTTCACGCCGGTGCGGTGA
- a CDS encoding aminotransferase class V-fold PLP-dependent enzyme, whose translation MDEEIQGTQSGSMETFENLVRAEFAPKHTFLNTASNGLLPARTVTAVQQAVRMRAEGTPLGPLYEDVEAARASFARLAGVPAERVATGASVAEYGGLIAASLPAGAEVLTAEGDFASLVNPFHARGDLKVRAVPLERLAESVRPGTALVAVSTAQSADGRLADLPAVREAARAYGARTYVDASQSAGWLPMEGDADDFLAAVGFKWLLGPHGAAFFVAPQDFGGLTPLLAGWAAGEVPWESCYGPVEELAHSARRFDISPALFAYAGMRASLGLLEDIGVDVVHAHDAALADRFRVGLAELGHEPVPAPGSAIVSVPGLGHRQGELSRAGIEVADRAGNLRAAFHLYNTPADVDRLLEVLAA comes from the coding sequence ATGGACGAGGAGATCCAGGGGACGCAGAGTGGTTCCATGGAGACCTTCGAGAACCTCGTCCGTGCCGAGTTCGCCCCGAAGCACACCTTCCTCAACACCGCGAGCAACGGGCTCCTGCCCGCCCGTACCGTCACCGCCGTGCAGCAGGCGGTGCGGATGCGCGCGGAGGGTACGCCCCTGGGTCCCCTGTACGAGGACGTCGAGGCCGCCCGCGCGTCCTTCGCCCGGCTGGCCGGCGTGCCGGCCGAGCGGGTCGCCACCGGCGCCTCGGTCGCCGAGTACGGAGGGCTGATCGCCGCCTCGCTGCCCGCGGGCGCCGAAGTCCTCACGGCGGAGGGCGACTTCGCCTCCCTGGTCAATCCGTTCCACGCGCGCGGAGACCTCAAGGTGCGCGCCGTGCCCCTGGAGCGGCTCGCCGAGTCCGTCCGCCCCGGCACCGCGCTCGTCGCGGTCAGCACCGCACAGTCCGCCGACGGCCGGCTCGCCGACCTGCCGGCCGTGCGCGAGGCGGCCCGGGCGTACGGGGCCCGTACCTACGTCGACGCCTCCCAGTCGGCCGGCTGGCTGCCGATGGAGGGCGACGCGGACGACTTCCTCGCCGCCGTCGGCTTCAAGTGGCTGCTGGGACCGCACGGGGCCGCGTTCTTCGTCGCCCCGCAGGACTTCGGCGGGCTCACCCCGCTGCTCGCCGGCTGGGCCGCGGGTGAGGTCCCGTGGGAGAGCTGCTACGGCCCCGTCGAGGAACTCGCCCACTCCGCACGGCGCTTCGACATCAGCCCCGCGCTCTTCGCCTACGCCGGGATGCGCGCCTCCCTGGGACTGCTGGAGGACATCGGTGTCGACGTCGTGCACGCCCACGATGCCGCCCTCGCGGACCGCTTCCGCGTCGGGCTCGCCGAGCTGGGTCATGAGCCGGTGCCCGCGCCGGGCTCGGCGATCGTGTCCGTGCCGGGGCTCGGCCACCGGCAGGGCGAACTGAGCCGGGCGGGCATCGAGGTGGCCGACCGGGCGGGGAATCTGCGGGCGGCGTTCCACCTCTACAACACCCCGGCGGACGTCGACCGCCTTCTCGAGGTCCTGGCCGCATGA